A genome region from Micromonospora peucetia includes the following:
- the ngcE gene encoding N-acetylglucosamine/diacetylchitobiose ABC transporter substrate-binding protein, protein MNRRDILRRTAAAGLLATPAAGLLAGCATGGGDDKGDAETYKGTKSEQNPLGVKEDAPLEVVIFNGGFGEEYAKAHEAMYTEKYPKAKINHSATQEISKTLQPRFVDGTPPDVVNNSGAGQIDFNGLVSQNALADLGELLAAPSLDIPGKTVKDTLLPGAVEVGSYDGKFLVMNYTYTVYGIWHSTKLFTERKWEYAKTWDEHIALCKQIKAAGIAPWTYAGAHPRYMSWPVISTAIKFGGPSVAAAIDNLEPNAWKSDAMKTAADAWHQIVKDKYILEGSPGLDHKQSQTAWCQGKAAFISCGSWLESEQKDVTPAGFNMTIQPTPGLGSGDKLPFEAVRGTAGEPFMVPAKAKNAAGGLEYFRHMLSKKGAQDFTKKVSSLTVVAGASEGVELPFGLSTVTKALEASGSNGFNWVYPNYYRKLERNLIDAACGEFFSGRISPAEFLDQCQKGADSIAQDSSIKKYKRAV, encoded by the coding sequence ATGAACAGGCGTGACATCCTGCGGCGCACCGCCGCCGCCGGCCTCCTGGCCACCCCTGCCGCCGGCCTGCTGGCCGGCTGCGCCACCGGTGGTGGCGACGACAAGGGCGACGCCGAGACCTACAAGGGCACCAAGAGCGAGCAGAACCCGCTCGGGGTCAAGGAGGACGCGCCCCTCGAGGTGGTGATCTTCAACGGCGGCTTCGGCGAGGAGTACGCGAAGGCCCACGAGGCCATGTACACCGAGAAGTACCCGAAGGCGAAGATCAACCACTCGGCGACGCAGGAGATCAGCAAGACCCTCCAGCCGCGCTTCGTCGACGGCACCCCGCCGGACGTGGTCAACAACTCCGGCGCCGGCCAGATCGACTTCAACGGCCTGGTGTCCCAGAACGCCCTCGCCGACCTGGGCGAGCTCCTCGCCGCCCCGAGCCTCGACATCCCGGGCAAGACCGTCAAGGACACCCTGCTGCCGGGCGCCGTCGAGGTCGGCTCGTACGACGGCAAGTTCCTGGTGATGAACTACACCTACACCGTCTACGGCATCTGGCACTCCACCAAGCTCTTCACCGAGCGCAAGTGGGAGTACGCCAAGACCTGGGACGAGCACATCGCGCTGTGCAAGCAGATCAAGGCCGCCGGCATCGCCCCCTGGACGTACGCGGGCGCGCACCCCCGCTACATGAGCTGGCCGGTGATCTCCACCGCGATCAAGTTCGGCGGCCCGTCGGTCGCCGCCGCGATCGACAACCTGGAGCCCAACGCCTGGAAGTCCGACGCGATGAAGACCGCGGCCGACGCCTGGCACCAGATCGTCAAGGACAAGTACATCCTCGAGGGCTCGCCCGGCCTCGACCACAAGCAGTCGCAGACCGCGTGGTGCCAGGGCAAGGCGGCCTTCATCTCCTGCGGTTCCTGGCTGGAGAGCGAGCAGAAGGACGTCACCCCGGCCGGGTTCAACATGACCATCCAGCCGACCCCGGGCCTGGGCAGCGGCGACAAGCTGCCGTTCGAGGCCGTCCGGGGCACCGCCGGCGAGCCGTTCATGGTCCCGGCCAAGGCCAAGAACGCCGCCGGTGGCCTGGAGTACTTCCGGCACATGCTCTCCAAGAAGGGCGCGCAGGACTTCACCAAGAAGGTCTCCAGCCTGACCGTGGTGGCCGGCGCCAGCGAGGGCGTCGAGCTGCCCTTCGGGCTTTCCACGGTGACGAAGGCGCTGGAGGCCTCCGGCAGCAACGGCTTCAACTGGGTTTACCCCAACTACTACCGCAAGCTGGAGCGCAACCTGATCGACGCCGCGTGCGGCGAGTTCTTCAGCGGGCGGATCAGCCCGGCGGAGTTCCTCGACCAGTGCCAGAAGGGCGCGGACTCGATCGCCCAGGACAGCTCGATCAAGAAGTACAAGCGGGCCGTCTGA
- a CDS encoding carbohydrate ABC transporter permease gives MRHGKYPLIVTFLVPPVLLYVIFVVSPYLQAFQISTTDWLGYSADANSVGLANFKTLWKDDYVWNALKNNAILLVFVPVLTIVLGLFFAAMLNMGGRKGRAGVSGVRGSSFYRTVYFFPQVLSVVIIALLWKEVYHPNKGLLTSALNSVGLAAPTWLGDPKTAFWCVLAVMIWSNVGFYVVLFGAAMSAIPKEIYEAVMLDGASRLATLWKVTIPLLWDTVQVAWVYLAIFALDGFILVQLMTNGGPNFSTDVIGVRMYDTAFGSETKFGYASAIGVVMFFLTLTVAVLALRASKRDRIEYS, from the coding sequence GTGAGACATGGCAAGTACCCGCTGATCGTCACCTTCCTGGTGCCGCCGGTGCTGCTCTACGTCATCTTCGTCGTGTCGCCGTACCTGCAGGCGTTCCAGATCTCCACGACCGACTGGCTCGGCTACTCCGCCGACGCCAACTCCGTCGGGCTGGCGAACTTCAAGACGCTGTGGAAGGACGACTACGTCTGGAACGCGTTGAAGAACAACGCGATCCTGCTGGTGTTCGTGCCGGTGCTGACGATCGTGCTCGGCCTCTTCTTCGCCGCCATGCTCAACATGGGCGGTCGCAAGGGGCGGGCGGGGGTCAGCGGGGTGCGCGGCTCGTCGTTCTACCGCACGGTCTACTTCTTCCCGCAGGTGCTCTCCGTCGTGATCATCGCGCTGCTGTGGAAGGAGGTCTACCACCCGAACAAGGGGCTGCTCACCAGCGCCCTGAACAGCGTCGGCCTCGCCGCGCCCACCTGGCTCGGCGACCCGAAGACCGCCTTCTGGTGCGTCCTCGCCGTGATGATCTGGAGCAACGTCGGCTTCTACGTGGTGCTCTTCGGCGCGGCCATGTCGGCCATCCCGAAGGAGATCTACGAGGCCGTCATGCTCGACGGCGCCTCCCGGCTGGCCACGTTGTGGAAGGTGACCATCCCGCTGCTCTGGGACACCGTCCAGGTCGCCTGGGTCTACCTGGCCATCTTCGCGCTGGACGGGTTCATCCTGGTGCAGTTGATGACCAACGGCGGACCCAACTTCTCCACGGACGTCATCGGCGTGCGGATGTACGACACGGCGTTCGGCAGCGAGACCAAGTTCGGCTACGCCTCGGCGATCGGCGTGGTGATGTTCTTCCTGACCCTCACGGTGGCGGTGCTGGCGCTGCGGGCCAGCAAGCGAGACAGGATCGAGTACTCGTGA
- a CDS encoding carbohydrate ABC transporter permease, with amino-acid sequence MTTLDKPAPRALPAEAPGPADRPVRRELGVANVLSHGFLLFWGALTVLPLLWMFISSFKSNAEILSDPWSLPSALRFDNWSRAWSGAHIGQYFLNSLVVVAGSVTLTMLMGATAAYVFARYEFRGKQFVYYLFVGGLMFPVFLALVPLFFVVRNAGLFGTWTGLILVYAAYSLPFTVFFLTAFFRTLPTAVAEAALVDGCGHFRLFFQVMLPMARPGLISVAIFNFLSHWNQFLLPQVLMQGDESKWVLAQGLAALSVNQGYAGDYAQLFAGLTIAVIPVLLVYILFQRQVQSGLTAGQLK; translated from the coding sequence GTGACGACTCTGGACAAGCCCGCCCCCCGGGCGCTGCCCGCCGAGGCTCCCGGCCCCGCCGACCGCCCGGTACGCCGCGAACTCGGTGTCGCCAACGTGCTGTCGCACGGCTTCCTGCTGTTCTGGGGCGCGCTGACCGTACTGCCGCTGCTCTGGATGTTCATCAGCTCGTTCAAGAGCAACGCGGAGATCCTCTCCGACCCGTGGAGCCTGCCCAGCGCGCTGCGCTTCGACAACTGGTCGCGGGCCTGGAGCGGGGCGCACATCGGCCAGTACTTCCTCAACAGCCTGGTGGTGGTGGCCGGCTCGGTCACCCTGACGATGCTGATGGGCGCCACCGCCGCGTACGTCTTCGCCCGCTACGAGTTCCGCGGCAAGCAGTTCGTCTACTACCTGTTCGTCGGCGGGCTGATGTTCCCCGTCTTCCTCGCCCTGGTGCCGCTGTTCTTCGTGGTGCGCAACGCCGGCCTGTTCGGCACCTGGACCGGGCTGATCCTGGTCTACGCGGCCTACTCGCTGCCGTTCACGGTGTTCTTCCTGACCGCCTTCTTCCGCACCCTGCCCACCGCCGTGGCAGAGGCGGCCCTGGTTGACGGCTGCGGTCACTTCCGGCTCTTCTTCCAGGTGATGCTGCCGATGGCGCGTCCGGGACTGATCAGCGTCGCCATCTTCAACTTCCTCAGCCACTGGAACCAGTTCCTGCTGCCCCAGGTGCTCATGCAGGGCGACGAGTCCAAGTGGGTGCTCGCCCAGGGGCTCGCCGCGCTCTCGGTCAACCAGGGCTACGCCGGCGACTACGCACAACTCTTCGCCGGCCTCACCATCGCGGTTATCCCGGTGCTGCTGGTCTACATCCTCTTCCAGCGCCAGGTCCAGTCCGGCCTGACCGCCGGCCAGCTCAAGTAG